taataactcaaATCTTTAAATGCGTATTACATTTAAGTTGGATTTGTTCCAATGTACATGTCCAACATTTCTTTGCTTGCACTGTCCCAAGTTTCCTCATACAGTTATTTTCGGAGATGTGTTATCAACagctattttttattcatgaaaaataataaatagacgattacttaataattaagataatttatattaaaattaaacttaattatttgacatttaaatatattaaattcatttttatttttgttggtaaaatgttaaaatatatctagaagaaaaaaaaaagatacgaTAGTTGCAAAACTTAAttccataaaataattattaaacggATTCCCTCGCGACAACCACGTGTGACAGGGGTTATCACGAGTGATTCGTTTTATCTACAGAACGATATGTACGGAGTGAACGTGTGCGGAGAGGGAGGAGAATATGAAACATTTACATTAGACTGTCCGCTTTTCAGTAAAAGCATTGTAATGTAAGtaaagaattattaaaagataatttttttttttttattttcataaaagtaatattagtaatattaaattaaattttttaatagtttattaaaaattttctagagaTGAGTATGAGAGTGTTGTAcaatcaaatgaaaaaatagcTCCAGTTgggtatttaaatttcaaaaaaattaaattacaagacAAAGAGGTAAGACTACtcagtattaaaaataaattattttgaataatatatatataattccatAACATAgcactgattaaaaaataataatgataatgttatttttaaaaattatttagggTGAACTAGAAAATTTGACACTCGAAGAGAGACTAAAGAACATTCCTATAAAAACTCCTTATGACTACATTGCCGAAATCGTAGGACCAGAGTTACAAGACGGTTGTAATCTATCAGATAGTGATAACGAAGACAAAGAATGTgacaataaaagtataaaatcatcaaattcAGGTCCTTTAAATCCACCAAGTCCgactgaaataaaatatgatgatgatgattaccCTGATATGCCAATTTCTAATAGAAATCAAAATGGATGGTTTTGGTTTGGTGGAATTACTAGCAAAAATGATGATTCACAACAAGCAATGGAGGAAGCTCTAGATAAATTAAGCAGTAGGTAAACTTAATTGTTCATTTATTTGTgttcatttaatattaaatgaacAATATCAAAGTATTAtcgataatataatattattttttaacattattttaattattatagatCTAGTCAAAAAAGAAGAAATTGAATTGACAAATATTGTTGCAGTAACGCTTTATGTTCGAGATATGTCTAAGTATCCTCTCATAAATCAGGTATACGCCTCCAGATTGGGCCAAAGCAATCCACCGGCTCGTGTTTGTATTGAGTGCCCTTTGAACGTTCATGTAGTTCTCGATGCATTGGCCTATAAAGAAGTAGAAAAAAGTAGTGAAGAAACAGTACTGAAGAGACATACCATGCACGTACAAAGTATAAGTCATTGGTCTCCTGCAAATATTGGACCTTACTCGCAAGCAATTCGGGTatgaaattatcaatttttaaaaaaatttatttttatttaaaatcttcataaaatttgtttttaggtAGGGCATATAATTGCTGTAGCTGGACAAATTCCTATGGTACCAGGTAATTTAGCGATActtgatttaaatataaaacgaCAATGTCGACTTTCTTTGAGACACATTAACCGAATTGTAAATGCAATGGATTCATCAACTCAATTAAGAGATATAGTTCAAGGTATATGCTTTTTAACTCATCCAAGTTATATACCCGAAGCTAGAAAAGAATGGGAGAAACGTACAAATAATGCAATTGTTGATTATATTGTTGTACCTAATCTTCCTCGCGGTGCTCACGTCGAATGGTGTGTTTGGGCTCATAGGCATAACAATAGATTTGAatgtaagtttatttatttgaattataatcaataaatttgatatgaaaatattgattattcaattttacagATGAAGAAACTGGTAGATGTGTTGGCAATTATAAAGTTGCAATTCGACGAAGATGGAATTATGAGAATGACGTTTCGGCAATAGTTTGTTATTTATCGACGAgtgagtaataatttaaaattgtatacatTGAATaacttaatataattaaattgatgaaatatatatgtgtatgtatataaatttgtcCAGGGTCGTCCAATTCCACTGGAAACTTGGCAACGGAAACTTCACTTAATTCTCCTGAATTAACGGACGCTGAATTAAATGAagcttttgaatatttattagcAAAGCTAACGAAAGAATCGCGTACTGAAAATCCAACTTGTAGtttacgaattttttataaaattggtAGTTCACCTACATCTTCTATGATCCAAAGGGTTCTTGGTAACTTTTCAAGTAGGAATCTAGTCACGACTATTGTACCAACAATTAACTTGCATAATTTCAGTACCTTTTTGTCCATATGTGGTATCAGACATGAATAATTTCAAGTTTACTACTACCTCGTCAGTTggtcaatttattaaaaatatattaaaaataaaataaatatttgaaacagAATTgcgaaataaatgaataaatattattaaaatcaaacgcattaatattaaatttattattgtaattgaaattattgtgagttttataaatcaattgtttattttcagcaaaaaaataaattttcatgtcaattatttttttgttataatttttttttttaacaactagagatttaattaaaactaagaATATCAACAatcaaatgatttattaatgtaaatttgaaatttaatcagttaaaaataatcttgatCATTgaatatacaaattttttctattgtatttattgaaatacctgcaaaaaaaaaaaaaataataaaataaaataaaaataaaatgaaatcaaCAAATTGAAAGTTTATTCAACGTGTAATTATCAActaatgtattaaaaatattaataataaatgaagatACTTGAATatacataaaactttaaagttctaatgattgtaaaaattatgtatctattaaatactttcaaaatacttaatatcttagtgataatttaaatgtgtaattagataaaatttctcaacttgaagtttttttattaaaaaaagaaaaataaatcacaaaattttaatacttaaaataattattatgtaatttaaaaaataagtttttatcttttgtaatatttttcatcttaaattcaacatgaatattttaaatatttgtctttATAACATGACAatacatgagtgtgaatgtagcataCATATGACAACTTAAAACTTTAACAATCGATATCTTTGCGAgtacaagaaatttaaaaagtgatAATGGCGCGTTCCTTATTAAAAgaagcgatttaaaacgattagaaaagaaaaattttaaatactttttagtgcttttgaatacttttgaatttcccttatgggcatttaatactgcaaatcgttttaaatcgcttcttttaataagggtgtatttaaaatatcttaacgtattttttaattttttcttctattatttttctaatctataattttaaaactaatgcTTCAATAAGTTTTCtgacaaatatatattaataaaatttacttatttacatCATTTTTAGATGCTCGACTCGTGCATTTtcgtttttattcaattacatTATCAGAACACATTAAatcataataatcaataaaatggagtaaataaaaaaaaaaaaaatctggaaacCGGTTGACCCCTGTGcaccagccccaaaacttcccgctatttttGAGTTTCTTGAGCTCTAAAATATTAATGCCAATATATATTTGAGCTTTTTGAGCTCGACGATACTTCCGAGTTCcgttatattttcaaattcttcgagctcgaaaatagtcAGGTTTTGTATTACTCTCCGAGAGTTTaagaaattacaaataattaatgaggatcgttttttaacgttttgttCACAATTATTCTTGATTAATTCGATGTTTTTCGACAGAAATTGATAGAAATGATCAAGATAAAAAGTTACGTGAACTTTATCTGAGGGTAAAGCCGTCGAAATGTTTTTtcggtatttttttaaagttttcaagGTTATCATTGacaataatatttgaaatgctatggtaAAAAGCAAAACCGAAAGCTTATTAATCGATAATCAAAATGCTTCAAACAGAAATGAACTATGACGTTTGGCTTAAGAGTTATTTACAGATCAAGCAGGAGAAGATGATGTTTCTTGAAAAttggtaaaatttaaatcaccgATAACTTTTTAGTTAATCAACGGATTTAGCTCATCTTCAAGTATGATCGAGATAATTGTCCGAAAAATAAGTctacaaaattttgatgagATCCAATAAGATATTATGGGCGCTATCGTGATGACAAGGTGCGTTATATTCATAATAGGTTATACATGCGCGTTTGAAAtgtcaaaattaatatataaaagacatacttttaaataatgaaatagttGTGAAATTagaagataatttttataactacaAGAAAGATTCAATGAAATTAGATTATCGTGTATAAGTTATATAAACACATAAAGTATAAACCTTAATagtgaaatagtatattacacacctcagcttcgcctcggccaacaattacatgtgatctgagacatttcttactttactgtcctaggtgtgtaatatactatttttcgaaaaatcgtgaaattTCCAAACAGCCAGCGCTTCTAAACTAATCCAccgaacttgatcaagataaataatcttgaagttagctgacgtctaataatttttggactttttttcattttctacatgtgtatttttttttttttttttaattaatttgttgaaagaaCGAACCGaaaattgctaattgtctgccaacttcaggatcatcaagataatcgcccatagaataagcatgtagaaaattttattaggtACTGATAAGAATTGTAAGCGCTATCGTGATGACAAGACTAGTTATAATCGCAGGGCGTACGGCTTCGTTTGAAACATCATAAGAAATAAAAggcatattttaaaaatataaagtagtTATGAAATTTACagattattttgttcacaataaaatatatctgaCGGAATTGAATTACAATGTGAAATGCATTGTCAAAGATGAAAACGATATTCAgtaattttcttgattttttgttcaaacttttaaggctatcaaattattggaagaaataatCGAAACATAAAgtttatggtaaaaaattaaaacttattaaacAAGCTCTAAGATACTTTTTACTGTCtgtgagttttagttttaaagttatatgaatTCTAACAGtgaaaaactgatttttccgaaaaatcggaaaatttcgaagagctataacttttaaactaatcTACCAATTaagctcatcttcgaacttgatcATCAAGAGAATTACCCATAGAATAAgcgtagaaaatttcattaggacgcgataagaattgtaggcgTTATCGTGATGACAAGGCTGGTTATAacataaaacatttttatcataaaaatttttcaatgtaaatgtacaaaagataataaaaatgttatatgtattttaaatattataaaatattgatcaatgaatatatttgtaagtgttgaaagaatttatgtggtaaaatatgaatataaaaaatattttaacacgtTGTTTGTCcttttaaggggttaggggtactcaggggtatgaaaaaatgatgattttcaataattttttttttgtagttaattactttatttgacaaaaataaaaacatagctttattagaacacgtttcgatttgacttcacgaaaatttcaaaaaaaaaaattaataattcaaaaagttatcgctgtttttgtagagcccgttcctcccgaagtcctttgcggtgatcatcataagtccttggagattcatctaaaatcaatcggacaagaaaaattagttttattaatagataatcttgtgcctgatcgaagctttttttttttttttcgaaattaacaaaatggcggcctcaggaaatttttttcaaattttcgagaaaaaaaccgacagtttattgttaaaaaaaaatcgaaatttttgaaaaaaaaaaaaatccttcgatcaggcacgagtttttaatgtatttcaaaagtacaataaattttattgaaatctaccgagcagtttttaagttacagtgatcaccagttcagaaaacatagttttgagaaaaacgcatttaaagttttgctatggatttatgtcgaattataagaattatttaataacttacactgagtcatctattcctggaccatataatagctcttcagccgacatagcagcttccaaaatatcgatttgctggtgcctacgttgcaatcgaccttctcgggtgttatcattagcgcgcttatctgctactttgatacgtgcagcatccattctttctgcataccgatgagaattaggcccacaattaagtcctagtgtattcatcaagactaataatgaatttataccctcattaaatatacacatagcaacgtatgcagctatttgtacgatagtaaaactagtatttaccgtttttgggcatattttccatactagttggttaaagctttcattattattctgattgaatccacctacacatcttgaaagtaaattttcattactaagatcttcgtatataggcttgatagcttttaaaacatcagaaggtaaaggagaataatcgtgagaaaaggtatcaagctctcctcttgcttcagcgcgctggtaagagcaccaagattcttcgccttttggacacatatcatgattcggtttttcatcactcgagccgtagtgataaaaggttgccattatagcagatttcatattttcaacaggaaggaatatattcatttccacagttattacatgcaactacaattttgaatcccagcccacgtgtacttgctgtttgaaacactacatttccatcacattttttacattttataagagcagaaattgcagtgaatacctgaataaaatttattattcgaaattcagtactgctgtcttcaggtacatcatcttcagtgttttgttttaattttttagaagatgtactctgaatactttcatcacgttcggctgttttcggattaaaaacattctttcttttgactgaacgcgacttattaattttttcagaactccgaagttctcttgaaacctttctagaatcacgtcccatggttaataatttaattcacttgagaaataatttatcacaaaactatcgactgatcagtgcaacgactacaggtatactggcaaccaaaaattatttttcagttcttgtactacctacaaattgtgaatatatgtagaaggatatatatatatatagaaggatatatatatttatatatcctatatatatatatatatatatatatatatatatatatatatatatatatatatatatatatatataataataaatacattaaaatggggagatattcatgacaatgaaacccgaaaggtcggttgcttgcagctgtttctagctacctgctctcgaatgccacgtagcacccgagcgtcctttggtcattgttaaataactcgaaaagaatttgtcggattcacttcaaattttcacacaatatttttaaaatattatactttaagaaaatgcaaaaaaaaaaaaatcgattttttgaaaattctgactacccctaaccccttaaaatAAGTTCTACAtactttaaacaataaatttttttttttaatttcaatgcaTGTGTAGTATTTAGGAATATAAACATGTgcctttcatttttttatttatgaaaaagtatttttataggtaaggtaagagacctagtacccAATCATCAGGAAACTAATACCCggtcactcatgtatttgtatatctatatttactggattttactaaatatagatatacaaatacatggagtgatgGGGTACTATTTccctgatcaggtactagatcttttaccttatatgccaatatcaaaatttctctgatagaaaaataattaatatttatgaatataacaatttttttaacttcccgctaagaaaattgtaaattttcaaaattgctgTCGTTAATTTGAATTCGGATCTCATAAAATCGGTCAATCctgaaaatgaattttaaaatttggtaGTTAAGTTATCATTAtatattctttattttatgattattattattttttggtaaataTATTCTATGTATTGACTCTGCAGTTACCCACCAAAGCTTAAGCCTAATATGTATACGTGctatacactgagaaaaaaaatacttttattaagaACATTTAGTTGATACAAGAATGtatattcttgataattttcaagaatatataattttgtctcaataattcgtagaattgaaagaaataatttttatttaattcaagtaaagctattcttttgtttactcataatataatatcaaattcatataataacaaaaataaatttgatgctcttttctcaagaaattgataattaataataataaaataaatattttgaacggatttcttgaaccaagaaattcttgtttagaaaatagtatttttttttctcagtgtaataGTTAGTAGTTTCGTCCCGAGTACGTCAGCGAACTCGTCAACAAAGCTATGCTAACAGAGAATCATATTCATCAAACGACCCAGCTATTCAGGAGGTCATCAATAAATTGATTGGTTCACTGAGCTTAAACAGAAACGACGCAGTAGAGCGGCAACATAAGACATAGGCAAAGAGTACAACCAACACCCATATAATGGAACAGCAAACTTGCAGAAGAAGAGGTTAGATCGGTTATAgacagcataaaaaaaaaaagtcagctCCAGGTCCAGACAATGTAAGCTATGCTATATAATAGGCAAACTACCCTTGGATCGCATCACGCTGTTAACAAAATTTCTCAACCACTATTTAAAGGAAAAAGTAATACCTAACATGTAGCTGGAAGAAGTACATAGTTTGTCTAATCTTCAACCCATCTAAGAGATACAGACCAATTGCTATTTCCAACTCCCCGATAATAAAGGTCCTAGAGAGAATACTCAACGATAACGAGAATCACCCTGATtgagaaaaatgatttaatctatgctaagtgtatatctatatgttAGTCGATTCAAATTATTCTAAATCATTTCAGTTTAATTGTTtcgaatcatttcaaataatttttcttaatcagggcaGTAACGGtgcttttgattatttttcatcgcTAGTATAGAGACAACAGATTTTGTTCCTAACAGAATCTTATTTTATCAAAGActttattaatgtaattagCTCCAAACCAGGAGACCAACATTAaaacacatgtatataatatactattatctAACAGGCATGTGTTTAAGTTTTGTCTGTGTAGTCTAGCTATAAGTATAaagatgtatttttttcatgataatgcaaataaattttattaaaaaaaaaaaaatggtggaTTGACAAAAATATCGTGCTACCTAAGGAATTATACGGATTTAGGAGAGCTAAATCATGTACGGATAATTCAGCCACATTAATTACAGAGGCGAATTTAGCTATGCTAAAAAATCAGTTTCTGGAAGCGACATACCTAGAATAGGGAATTTTGGTATATGGTAATCGTGAatgaaacaaatcaatttattaaacaaacaaaaattatttctttttattgaaatacgCGCTCTAGGGTATGTCTTCACTCGTAAGAGATTTAGCTTAGACtaacttattcttttaatattaattaacactGAGGTCCAACAACTTCTTTCTTTTTGTATAACAAAGATTTCTAAGTtcaaactatatatatatatatgagtgcaaatgaagaaaaacatattGCCTTGCATTTACTTGGAACATGGGCCTCAATCTCTCGTCGACCCAAGTACttaaggtcataaaatttgatccatgCTAGCTTACTTTTCTTTAagtaaacatatacatattttgaactcaacttaaatatatatactaagtACGACTTAAATGCAACACTGttcgaaataatatttcgagcagaatatttagtatagagaaatattaaataaaatatatatcggaATAAAGATTGATTTTTGTACAGAGAATCCAACACCTAGACATCAAGGGGGCTTATGACAACGTAGATATTCCTACACTCATTAATAATCTGGAAATAATCGGTGTACCTGCAAAAATAAGAATGTTCATTAAAAAGCTGCTCCAAGAACGGATTCTACATTTTGAATTCAACGGGCAGGAAATCAAGATGGTCAGGACCAGAAAAGGGCTTCAGCAAAGAAGTATATTGAaccccatatatatatgatcatggtaaaaaaatatctgcatCCCTGATGCAAGTATTTATCATTCGCGGATGATTTCGTTCTATACATTATTCTGGAAGACCTGATgctaatcaaaaaaattcttcaagaATCTTTGGACAAGTTGGATGATCGGTTAAGGAAGAAAGGCCTGGAAATATCTCAGGAGAAGACGGTGAGCACGATCTTTACCTGGAAAAGAAAAACAGAAGAGATTGTATTCACATTGAAAAGTGAAGACATTAAGGAAGTTGAAGATACAAAGTTTCAAGGGATCACAATCAACAACAAGCTTAAATGGAATGATCACACCACCAACACCAGGAACAGA
The Microplitis mediator isolate UGA2020A chromosome 6, iyMicMedi2.1, whole genome shotgun sequence genome window above contains:
- the LOC130669746 gene encoding uncharacterized protein LOC130669746, whose product is MRVVALISGGKDSIFSIMQCVAAGHEVVALANLYPVGKDELDSFMYQTVGHQGIEYVGKAIGLRLYREPTFGKSCMKEKYYSPTKDDEVEDLYRLLSKVMEKENIDAVASGAILSDYQRIRVENVCSRLGLISLAYLWRRNQDELLKEMIECSLNAVLIKVACQGLEPKHLGKSISEMQHNLTILNDMYGVNVCGEGGEYETFTLDCPLFSKSIVIDEYESVVQSNEKIAPVGYLNFKKIKLQDKEGELENLTLEERLKNIPIKTPYDYIAEIVGPELQDGCNLSDSDNEDKECDNKSIKSSNSGPLNPPSPTEIKYDDDDYPDMPISNRNQNGWFWFGGITSKNDDSQQAMEEALDKLSNLVKKEEIELTNIVAVTLYVRDMSKYPLINQVYASRLGQSNPPARVCIECPLNVHVVLDALAYKEVEKSSEETVLKRHTMHVQSISHWSPANIGPYSQAIRVGHIIAVAGQIPMVPGNLAILDLNIKRQCRLSLRHINRIVNAMDSSTQLRDIVQGICFLTHPSYIPEARKEWEKRTNNAIVDYIVVPNLPRGAHVEWCVWAHRHNNRFEYEETGRCVGNYKVAIRRRWNYENDVSAIVCYLSTRSSNSTGNLATETSLNSPELTDAELNEAFEYLLAKLTKESRTENPTCSLRIFYKIGSSPTSSMIQRVLGNFSSRNLVTTIVPTINLHNFSTFLSICGIRHE